In one Dehalogenimonas formicexedens genomic region, the following are encoded:
- a CDS encoding GuaB3 family IMP dehydrogenase-related protein: MTHPQFKELRRSYGFDEVAIVPGDVTINPEQTDIGFAIGDVKFKIPVIAAAMDAVTDVKMAVKMSQLGGLAVLHGEGIQARYHDAEAVLAEIAVTPQAEVTALLQKIYTEPIKDDLVAERVKAIKAAGGTAAVACMPANAKRLAPVVAEAGADIFVVASTVTTARHISKSYRGLIFSELCSSLKIPVMVGNCVSYSATLELMRQGVSAVLVGVGPGAACTSREVLGLGVPQITATMDCAAARETYLAETGRYVSIITDGGFKKGGDFCKAIAAGADAAMFGSIIAQAKEAPGHGYHWGMSHPHPSLPRGTRIKVGTTVPLEQILFGPTSVVDGSQNFVGALKTVMGVCGAATIRDMQRAEMVIAPAITTEGKSYQLSKCV; this comes from the coding sequence ATGACCCATCCCCAATTCAAAGAGCTGAGGCGCTCTTATGGTTTCGATGAAGTTGCGATCGTTCCAGGCGATGTGACCATTAATCCTGAGCAGACCGATATCGGATTTGCTATCGGTGATGTTAAGTTCAAAATTCCCGTTATCGCAGCGGCGATGGATGCCGTTACCGATGTAAAAATGGCCGTGAAGATGAGTCAACTCGGTGGTTTAGCGGTTCTTCATGGTGAAGGCATTCAGGCTCGTTACCATGACGCTGAAGCCGTTCTGGCCGAAATCGCTGTAACACCACAGGCAGAAGTTACTGCTTTACTGCAAAAGATATACACTGAACCCATTAAAGATGACCTCGTCGCCGAGCGGGTCAAAGCCATTAAAGCCGCGGGCGGTACAGCAGCCGTTGCTTGTATGCCCGCCAATGCCAAGAGGTTGGCTCCGGTAGTCGCCGAGGCCGGCGCCGATATCTTTGTCGTTGCTTCGACAGTTACTACTGCCCGTCATATTTCCAAGAGCTATCGCGGATTGATTTTTTCCGAGCTTTGTTCGTCACTGAAGATCCCGGTAATGGTTGGCAACTGCGTCAGCTACTCCGCGACATTAGAACTGATGCGGCAGGGCGTATCAGCCGTTCTGGTCGGTGTTGGGCCCGGCGCCGCCTGCACCTCCCGTGAGGTACTGGGTTTAGGGGTGCCACAGATCACTGCCACCATGGATTGTGCCGCCGCCCGCGAGACATACCTGGCGGAAACCGGCCGTTATGTGTCCATCATCACCGACGGCGGCTTCAAAAAGGGCGGCGATTTCTGCAAGGCTATCGCTGCCGGCGCAGATGCCGCTATGTTCGGTTCCATTATCGCCCAGGCTAAAGAAGCACCCGGCCACGGCTATCACTGGGGGATGAGCCACCCACATCCGTCGTTGCCTCGGGGTACGCGGATTAAAGTGGGGACCACGGTCCCGCTTGAGCAAATCCTGTTTGGCCCAACTTCAGTTGTGGATGGCAGTCAGAACTTCGTTGGCGCTCTCAAAACTGTGATGGGTGTTTGTGGCGCCGCCACGATCCGAGATATGCAGCGCGCCGAAATGGTCATTGCGCCGGCCATTACTACCGAAGGAAAAAGCTACCAGCTTTCCAAGTGCGTTTAA